The DNA sequence AGGAACTGCTCGTAGATGCGCCGCGTGCGGCCGTAGTGACGGTCCAAAGCCGTCTCGGCCCGCTGGCAGTCTTCCGCTTTCTCCAAGATTCGGGCTGTGCCCTCGGCGCCGGGTCCGAGCGGCTTGCCGCGCGGATCGCAGGGAAACACGCGCACCCGCGGGTCGCGGCGGATGCGGCGCACCTTGGCCGTGCGCTGCTCGGTGCTTGCGACGAGGCGGCGGTCGTCGAGCAGCGCGAACCAGACGGGCGTCGGCACGGCGGTGCCGTCCTTTCGGAAGGTGACGAGAAGCGCGTACTTGTGCCCCCGCAACCCGGCGAAGTCCGACGCCGTGCCGGGCTGGGCGGCGGACTCGAATGCGGCCTTGTGACGGGCGCGGCCGTAGAACCAGTAGCTGGCGTCGGCGAGGCGGTGTTTGAGCGCCATGGTGCGGAATCTACGCCGCTCGAGGGCCGCCGGAAAGCCGCGACCGATGCGACGACCTCAGCTGGCGCTC is a window from the Longimicrobiales bacterium genome containing:
- a CDS encoding PPOX class F420-dependent oxidoreductase, producing MALKHRLADASYWFYGRARHKAAFESAAQPGTASDFAGLRGHKYALLVTFRKDGTAVPTPVWFALLDDRRLVASTEQRTAKVRRIRRDPRVRVFPCDPRGKPLGPGAEGTARILEKAEDCQRAETALDRHYGRTRRIYEQFLTPEEGMVYLEVAAAAPPTDQAAS